Genomic segment of Triticum aestivum cultivar Chinese Spring chromosome 6A, IWGSC CS RefSeq v2.1, whole genome shotgun sequence:
GAATAAGGGAAAAtcttgtttttgccactctagatttcgccaattttccttatgccactctagattttgacatttcacttttgccattcttagtttttgacaatcatcacaattgccattctgtggcaaaagcaaaataattttatttcatttttgccactcttagcttttgacaattatcacaattgccactctgaaaattttgcttttgccacgggaatggcaattgtgataattgtcaaaaactaagaatggcaaaagtgatgtcaaaatctagagtggcataaggaaaattggcgaAATCTAGAGTGGCCAAAATAAAATTTTCCTGAATAAtttggggggtggggggtgggggtggggggggagtTGTAAAACAATCTTGTTCCACTGGATGCAGCCTCTTTTTTCATCTGAAAGACACCCAGCATTTCTGAAGATACATATACACCTACAGTTTCAGCAGTGAAGTTCTGTTTCCAGTTGCAATAAGGTTGGTTACTTATCAGCTGAGTGCAGTAGTGGAGACTGATCGGTGTTGAATTCGCTGCCGGCTCCGAGATCTCGACCCGaccgatggatggatggatggacggaaGGCGCTTTGAAATCGTTGCTCTGGCGCCGTATATTATATGCAGTCCTATGTTTTTTCTTCCTCTATTTAGGGGAGCATCATCAGGTTTAACAGGTGACTATTTGGTTGGTTACATCTCGTACAAGGGAAAAGCGTATCAGGTACCCCAACGCCCACACCAGATATGGATTCTCAGTTCTACTAGAATTTTTATGAAACCGTTTCATTCGATGTAAGTTCCATTTTTCCTACAGTGTGTCCCAAGAATTCATTGACGGAACCGACGCTCAATGTCGGCTCATCTTCTTGCAATcacaaagaaaaataaagaaatatttaactCATCAAAATATTGCCAGTCACTCAATTTCTTTTTTGACGGGTGCTCAATTTTTTTTTAGAGAAGACAGGGCATCTATCTAAAGAAAAGAGTGTAAGCCCAGGGCTGTGGCAGCCCAGCCCATTTCACGCAGACAAAAAGCCCAGCCCAATTGTATATGTCTGTCAGTCAATGTGACAGAGACTGACCCACGGCTTCCCCTTCCTTCGCGCAgctccctccctcgccgccggcgccgccatgcTCCGGCGCCGAGGCCTCGTTCTCATCCAGATGCTctcctctccctccgccgccaccacctcccccctcCACCGCCTCATATCCGCAGCCGCCCCACCACAGGTACACGCGCGGAGCAGCATCCTCtcctctccccgccgcctcctctccggcGCCACAGCCCCCGGCATCTCCCCGACCACCGGGTTCGCCGTGGAGGACTACCTCGTCTCCACCTGCGGCCTCACCCGACCCCAGGCACTCAAGGCCTCCCCCAAGCTGTCCCACCTCAGGTCCGCCGCCAACCCCGACGCCGTGctcgccttcctcgccggccgcggcctctccggcgccgacgtcgccgccctcgtcgccaaGGACCCCAAGTTCCTCTGCACCAAGGTCGACAAGGGCCTGTCCCCCATCGTCGCGGGCCTCTCCGGCCTCGGCCTGTCAGATCCCGAGATGGCGCGCCTCCTCTCGCTCGCCCCACACAAATTCCGCTGCAGATCCATCGTCGCCAAGCTGCACTACTACCTGCCCCTCTTCGGCGGCTCCTTGGAGAAGCTGCTCCGGGCCATCAACTTCAACACCAACCTCCTCTGCTGCAAGGGGAGGGTGGAGCCCAATGTCGCGTTCCTGCGCGAGTGCGGGCTGGGTGACCGCGACATTGCCAAGCTGTGCAGCTCGATACCGAGGATGGTCACGGCCAACCTGGAGCGCGTTCAGACAATGGTGGCGTTGACCAAAGGCCTCGGCGTGCCCCGGGGGTCCAGAATGTTCAGGCATGCTCTCAGTGCCGTCGCGTTCCTCGACGAGAAGAAGATCGCAGCCAAAGTGGATCACCTGAAGAAGACGGTCGGGAGGTCGGATGCCGAGGTGAGCGTTGCTCTCCCTAAGGCCCCGTTTCTGCTCGCCAAGTCGAACGAATCGCTGCAGCACGGGTCCGAGTTCCTCATCTCTGAGGTGGGGTTGGAACCGGCGTACATTGCTCGTCAGCCGTCATTGCTCACTTACAACCTGGAGGGCCGGATGAGACCTCGGTACTACGTTGTGAAGTTTCTCAAGGAAAATGGATTGCTCAAGCGCGACCCCAGCTACTATACTGTTTTCAAGGAGACCGACACGTATTTTGTGGAGAAGTTCATATGCCCTCACAAGGAAGCTGCACCGTACCTTGCTGAAGACTATGCCGCCGCTTGTGGAGGGGAAGTGCCCGCTAGATTTAGATTTACATGAACCAAGAATTCTGAGTAATATATGTAGAATCACGATGTAGTTCTGAAGCCAGCTATGTTTTGGTCATTATTTGGTAATGGAGAAGAACATACATGTTTTCTGAAGATTAATGTGGCTTTCTAAAATCTATCCTTTTATTATGTATTGATTTCTCCTTTGTGCCATGCTAATCAGAAGATTACTTTATACGTTGAGCTTTTACTTCATAATCGTCATGGGAAGTTCACTGCTTCATAAATAGTTTTTATTGCCGTTTTGTGAATTTCAGTTCATGTCATGGTTATCTTGACTTTCAGGATTGTTGGTTGCAGCATCAGAGAAAGGTAGGTCACAAGCTGTAGGTGCATGCCAACCTCAGAGGCCAGAGACCCCAGATCTGGGAGAGGCAGTGCTGATTGAGGGGGGCAGCTGGAAGACGTGATGACCCATGGACTTGGAACATCGACGCTTAAGCTTTGGTATGAGATATATGTGATTTTGTCAAGCCGGTCTTCCAAAACTGAAAGGAGTTTTCTGTCTATGAAGCAGGCGACTTGTGATGATTATCGGAGGTCATTCAATTACTTTTAGATGATGCCCatcatctttttgtgcagttcatgTTGGCAACCTTGCTATTGTGCTTGCTGGTTGATGATAGTGTCCGTGCAATGATATAAGCTTGCTAAAGGAAACCCATGTGAGGTACTTCATAATCTAGAGACCTTTACTTCCTGCTTCTTTTTCATCACTAACATATGTTCACAAAAAATGGGCACCCGCATTTACCGAAGCAAACTGTGAGCTGCATTGGTTTCAGTTGCACACATCACTGAATTCATTGGTGGCCTCACTTTCTTTTGTGAATTCCGCAGTCTGTTGAGGTTGTGATTAGTTCACTTGGTCTAATCATGTTAGTACAGAACTAAATATCTGTCGAAAACTTGCCCACTATCTGATAGAACTCCCTCCAATGTTATGAAGGAGGTAAACCTTGATAGCTGGGCAGGTAAAGAAACTGAGGTGGCATGTCGATTTTTTCCCATCATGATCTAATTGGTTTGCATGACCTGTCAGCTATCCTGTGTAGAATATGCATGTTCTTTCAGCATTGCTAAACCTGCACGGAACTTAATTCGCTAAGTACGTCCTACTCCATGATGTAACTTGTGATCTTGATCTGAATGAGCTATAGTATGTTCAATACAGTTAGTTTGTAGCTTGTGATCTTGATGTGAATGAGCTGTAGTATGTTCCACTACAGTAGTATGTTAATTGCAGTTAGTTTGTACTGGATCTATCAGGGATGTTATGTAACTCAAGAAGTGTTGCTTATCGTTTGCAAGTTGTTAAATTAATTCGAGGCGCCAGCTATACTGAGGTTCTGGGTAGATCAAGATTTGAAAGTGAAAAAATCTGACCCATATGCTGATCTGTTCTTGTCTTGTACAGTGCGTGTGCTACTGCTTGTGTTCATGCTAGAATGCTAGTagctgtgttacatgctagattcatGTTCATGCTAGAATCCTAGAATCATGCTAGTCTGAGTCCTACTACATGCTAGATTTGTGCTACATGCTAGTAGTTGTGTTCATGGTAGAATCATGTTCATGTTGAGTGATGAATACTAGAATCATGCTGACTGATGGCATGTTCATGTTAGGATCATGTCCTTGTTTCATGTTGCATGTTGAAACTAGGGTTTATGCCATGAGTGGATGTTATACGTGCATGTAGTAGGACCATTTTAGGATGGTTCCAAATCTGCATGGCTCCACATGGGTGCTATTGGCACTTGCTGTTGTTATTTTTAGATGTTTCCTTGTTTAGGATAGTGTAGTGATCAGTGCCAGTTGCAGCAAAGAAGATGCCACTGATCAGTGACTTGCCCAACAACAAGTgtcattgataagtggcatttgtCCACTTGCTGTTGGGTAAAATGgcacttatcaatggcacttgctgttgggcaaaatggcacttatcaatggcacttgctaTTGGGCAAGTCACTGATCAGTGTCATTGATCAGTGCCATTTGCACTACAGCAAGTAGATTAGTGCTCTTGCCCAACACCAAGTGCCACTGATCATTGCCATTTGGCCATGAGCACATGCCATTGATCAGTGGCacttgcttgtttgcttgcttgcttgctttatTTGATACTAATACTTGTCATGTTGTCTGACAAGATACTGAAGACTGACTGGGATATGGCGGGTGGAGGAGCTCAGGTCGTGGTCGGAGCTGAGCGCGCCGAGGATTTCATCCCCACGAACAGGTTGCTCAGGACGGTGGACCTGCCTGGCAGGATCGCCTTCATGAGCGTGCCTCGTTTAAGGGGACTATCTTCGAGGCAGGGCCACGATGAGGGAGCCAGGGAGCCGATGATATTCTACCAGCAGATCAAGGACAACGAGGACCTCGTCATGCTCGTCGTCCCTCCAaagttcgtggaggtgatgaacaccTGGCTGGTCATCAAGCGACTCCCGCGTGTGGTCAGGCTCTCAGCCAACAAGGGGTGCGTGTTATGGGTGCAGGTCCAGAACTTCGAGGGCCAGATGGTGCTTGGCCGGGGTGGAACTACTTCTGCCGCCGCCATCGCATCGTCCCCGACGACCTCATCATTGTGCGCATCTCCGGACTCGGACTGAAGGTTCAGATCTATAACCACGACTCGTCGGTGATGTGCAGGTATCGTTGCAGCAGGCACAACTGCCTTGGTGGCATCGAGCATGCTATGTATTTAAGTTAAGTCAGGTGTTAGTGGAGAACTTTTAGGGTGTGTGGCGAGACTTGTGCTGGGAACTTATTCATATTTTGGCTAGGAGCAACACCTTGGCACAACAGGTAAGGAGAATGCCCCTGCTCTTAATCTAGACTTATGCTATCTAGTTAAGTAGTTTGCTGTGTTAAGTTTGCTGTCATTATattgcttgctttgtttgatcttgttgttgtgaTGTTGCTGTTGTGTTGATCATGTGTGGTGGTAAGACCACCACATTTGAATGGGATGAGCAGAACACAAACGCTAATTGCAATCAAACAGCtgaagtttgcatctgctcacacTCTAAGCacaaatgcgggcaaccaaacagcaGGGGGTAAGTGCTTCTCGatgcgatgcaggcaaccaaacaggtt
This window contains:
- the LOC123131628 gene encoding uncharacterized protein, with amino-acid sequence MLRRRGLVLIQMLSSPSAATTSPLHRLISAAAPPQVHARSSILSSPRRLLSGATAPGISPTTGFAVEDYLVSTCGLTRPQALKASPKLSHLRSAANPDAVLAFLAGRGLSGADVAALVAKDPKFLCTKVDKGLSPIVAGLSGLGLSDPEMARLLSLAPHKFRCRSIVAKLHYYLPLFGGSLEKLLRAINFNTNLLCCKGRVEPNVAFLRECGLGDRDIAKLCSSIPRMVTANLERVQTMVALTKGLGVPRGSRMFRHALSAVAFLDEKKIAAKVDHLKKTVGRSDAEVSVALPKAPFLLAKSNESLQHGSEFLISEVGLEPAYIARQPSLLTYNLEGRMRPRYYVVKFLKENGLLKRDPSYYTVFKETDTYFVEKFICPHKEAAPYLAEDYAAACGGEVPARFRFT